The genomic DNA GTCAGCGTCTTGTCGCTCGTGATGTGATCACCGGCAGTGCCGGTATCGTTTGAGAACGAGGCGATTTTCGGCGCGGCGGGCGCTGTGGTGCCCGTGCCCGATGTGCCCGAGCCGGTGGAGCCCGTCGTCCCAGAACCAATGACCGCATCCACGGCCGTCGACGCAGCACTGACGTTGCCGGCAACGTCGGTCGCTTTCGCCGTCAGGGCGTGCGAACCGGCCGACAACGCAGACGTCGTGACGCTCCACGCACCGCTCGAGTTGGTTGTCGCCGTCCCGATCTGGGTCGTTCCGTCAAACACCTTGATCGCGCTGTTCGCTTCGGCAGCCCCCGACAGAACGACTTGGTTGGCAGCGTTGACGGTGTCGCTCGCGATCGTCGGTGCAGCTGGCGCCTTGGTGTCGACGGTGACCGCCACCGCAGCCGATGCCGCGCTGGTTTGACCCGACGAGTTGGTCGCGGTCGCCGTCAGCGTGTGCTTAGCATCGGTCAAGACCTTGGTGATATAGTCCCAGCTTCCGGCCGAAGTCGCGGTCGCCGTACCGATCTGCGTCGAACCGTCATAGACTTTCACGGTGCTGCCAGCCGCGGCGGTGCCGTGCAGAGTGATCTGATTGGCGTCCGTGATGCCGTCGCCAGTCTTGCCCGTATCGGGTGACCAGGATGCGATGCCCGGCGCTGCCGGGACTTCGGGCGTTGCGGGGGGCATTGTCGGTGAGGTCGTTGTACCGCTATTTGCCGACGTATTGAGCGTCGACGCCAGCTGCGCGCCGTCCGTGTAATTCCCGGTGAACACCGAATTGTTCCCGCGGATCAACGCGTCGCCGTACTGCGCGCCACCAACGTGATTGTTGGTGAACGACACACCGGTGATCGAGGCGGTGCCCAGATTGGAGTCCGCGTATACAGTGTAGGCGCCACCAGTTAGCAGGTTGTTGGTGACTGTGACATTCGAGACCGGCCCGAAGCCGTTGTCGATCATGACCGCCGAGGTCCACCCCCACTGGTTGATGATCGAATTGCCGGTGATCTGAATGTTGGAGAGGCCTCCATCGATCTGGATGCCGTCATAGTGAGGCGACCCGCCTGCCTGGAGATCGTGGATGTAGTTGCCCTGGATGACGGAGTTGCTCCCGGGAACGATGCCATTCTCCACGTTGAAGATGTTATTTCCGATGAACGTGCCGCTCCCCATGATGCCCTGATTGCCCGTGCCATCCGGTGCCCGGCCGGTACCATCGATGGTGCAATTCTGGACGACTGCGCCCGTGACTCCGGAATCGATGGTCACCCCGGCCCATCCGCCCGACGTGATCTTGCAGTTCTCAAGCGTAACGTTGTCTGCCTTGATGTAGACGCTTCCGGTGATGTTGAGTCCCGAAACCACCGCTCCTGCCTGCGTAATCACCACGTCTCCCGAAGGAGTGAGCGTTACCCCCGCAGGCACGCCGGTGTTCGTTGCGTCAGGCCATGCATTCGTTGTGGTAGCCAAAATTGCCTCTCCGTCTTTTGTGTATTATTCCCCGTTAATCGCCGTCAGCATTTATTGCGGATCTACACTCGCGATTTAATCGCGATCGAAATACGCCGACGACGTGCTTGCGCGGCGTTAATGGTCGTCAGCAGAAGGCCTTTTTTTGACAAGACCACGGCTCCGCCAAGGTCATTTCGCCGCAAACACCGCCAGATTCTTGTTTTCGGAAATGCGGTGCAAAAATCTACGCCACGGGAATCAAAAGCGATTTCGTTTTAGCGGCGATCAGATTGGCGTAAAATACCCCCGTCGTGCACTTCACAGAAAAATCGCTCCAGCTAGCGACCGAGACGACGAGCACGATTGACGAGCAGGCGCGAAGACCAATTTCATCGACCGCCGCGCATTAAATAAACCAACGATGTAAATAAACGTGTTAGCGCATTATTAAATGGAGCGCGCGAATCGTCGATGCAGCACGATACTCCGCACATGGTCGTCGTGATTGGCGACGCCCAAGATGACGCAGTGAATGAACTTCAATGATGGGGTGTGATCGCTTCGACTTCGCTCGAGCGCAGAACAGGAGAAGGAGTCGCCTCAAATAACGGCTCGGACGAGAGTCGGCGGCAAGAGCTGCCGCCCAACCCCGGATCGTTTTCGCCGGCGACCAATCAAAGGGCTACCGGCGTCTAAGCCCTCCGGCACAGAAATACTTTCTCACCCCGGATAAGCCCATATTGCGCAACTTGCGGCTCGACCGCGGTATATTCATCAACGACGAAGCCCGCGCGTTCCAGGCGGCGCCGGAAATCACGACCGAAGAAGCGGACGTGATCATGCTGATTAAAGTACAGAATCCGATCCTCTACTGTTCTCTGCCTCGACCGATCCTCAAACGTCTCCTGCCAACCTTCAATGAGCGGGATCATCGCGACCAAGGTGCCCCCCTTGCGCAGGATCCGGAATAGCTCGGGGATGGCCAGGCGATCGTTCACGTGCTCCAGGATGTGGCAGCAGATGATCAGATCGAACCTGTTATCCTCGAGATCGATCTTTTCGATGTTGATGTCGAGATCAGCGCCCCGCCCGCCGAATTCACAGGTGAGATAGCTGCGCGGCTTCCTCGCCTCTATATACCTCGTCACTCCCGTTTCAGGCGCGAAGTGAAGAATATCCTTTCCCGTAAACAAGTTCTGCTCGGCGTCGCAGAGCGCCAACAACCGGTGCCGCTCGTGTGACAGACAGTTCGGACAGAGCGAATCAAAGTTGATCCCCAATGCCAGCGGATTTGCGTATGCAAAGAAGCGGCCGCGATACCCGCATACCGGACAAGATCTCTCAAATCGTCCGAACAGGAAGCGGATCGTCCGTAGCCCGCTGCGCAATGACCAGACATAGGGGCGCAACCGTCCCTTGATGCTCCCAGTCGACGATGGCGCCACGTCAAAATTACTCATCTTGAACTCCCAACATCTGCCATTCCCTGAGCGAAGCACGCACTCCGATACAGACGCCCCAGAACGTCCACATGTAGTTCCAGAAATGCACCGTCAAACCTGTGAACAGGAAGACCATGCAGGCGATCGTAAAGCCCCTTTGA from Bradyrhizobium sp. CCBAU 53351 includes the following:
- a CDS encoding Ig-like domain-containing protein, whose product is MATTTNAWPDATNTGVPAGVTLTPSGDVVITQAGAVVSGLNITGSVYIKADNVTLENCKITSGGWAGVTIDSGVTGAVVQNCTIDGTGRAPDGTGNQGIMGSGTFIGNNIFNVENGIVPGSNSVIQGNYIHDLQAGGSPHYDGIQIDGGLSNIQITGNSIINQWGWTSAVMIDNGFGPVSNVTVTNNLLTGGAYTVYADSNLGTASITGVSFTNNHVGGAQYGDALIRGNNSVFTGNYTDGAQLASTLNTSANSGTTTSPTMPPATPEVPAAPGIASWSPDTGKTGDGITDANQITLHGTAAAGSTVKVYDGSTQIGTATATSAGSWDYITKVLTDAKHTLTATATNSSGQTSAASAAVAVTVDTKAPAAPTIASDTVNAANQVVLSGAAEANSAIKVFDGTTQIGTATTNSSGAWSVTTSALSAGSHALTAKATDVAGNVSAASTAVDAVIGSGTTGSTGSGTSGTGTTAPAAPKIASFSNDTGTAGDHITSDKTLTLAGTAVANSTVKVLDGATQLGTATADANGAWHYTTAALPDGKHSFTATDTVSGVTSKASTALDVTVDTAAPDAPVLLSDPTTHNRATVSGTAEAGSLIKLYEGATLLGTTTVASDGDWSVTTPNLKHGSHTFTATATDAAGNTSALSQPIDPPIGSHSGGGTSTVEVTNVRQHSDYTATIKGTADPNSEIKLYDGSTSVGSSTTDADGKWSFQTSDLSGKSHAFTAEQVDTADHVVGTSSGAAMIGSGRSDTLTGTTGNDVMVGKAGADTFQFASNFGQDVIKDFAARGPSHDTIEFSKSVFDSFASVLSHAAQSGHDVVIATGSDTLTLKNTQLDKLNSHDFHFA
- a CDS encoding methyltransferase domain-containing protein yields the protein MSNFDVAPSSTGSIKGRLRPYVWSLRSGLRTIRFLFGRFERSCPVCGYRGRFFAYANPLALGINFDSLCPNCLSHERHRLLALCDAEQNLFTGKDILHFAPETGVTRYIEARKPRSYLTCEFGGRGADLDINIEKIDLEDNRFDLIICCHILEHVNDRLAIPELFRILRKGGTLVAMIPLIEGWQETFEDRSRQRTVEDRILYFNQHDHVRFFGRDFRRRLERAGFVVDEYTAVEPQVAQYGLIRGEKVFLCRRA